ACTACCACGACACGAACGGCCTGCTCTCGATCGCTCGCTGTGGCGTCGACGCGACCATCGTCCTCGTGAACAACGACGGCGGCGGCATCTTCCACCTCCTCCCGATCGAGGAGTTCGATCCGCCGTTCACCGAGCAGTTCCGGACCCCGCACGGACTGGACTTCGAGTCGACGGCGGACCTCTACGACCTCGAGTTCCAGCGCGTCCGACCCGACGACTTCGCGGCTGCCTTCGAGGAATCACAGGGGATGGACGGCGCGCAGGTGATCGAGGTCGTCTTCGACAGCGAATCGAGCCACCGGACGCGGGAGACGATCCACGAGCGTGTCCGCCGGACCCTCCACGGGGAGTGACCCGACGGCGAAACCCGTGCAGGATGTCGGTCGCAACGTCGAGCAGGTGACCACCATCCGCTCACGAGAGCGACGGAAGCGGTTCGCAACACGCAGGCGTGTGCGAAATACTGTCATGATGCTGGACCGCGTCCTTCGAAACGGATTTCGAGCGGCGTCACCGGGTGGCAGCGGCGCGGTCCGTCGTCGTCGATGACGAGACGACGCGCGAAGTCCGGGATCACAATGGTATCAAGCGAAATCAGCGGTGAGATAGAAGAGTATCTCGGCCAGGTGCCGAGCTTCATAGAGGCGCTGTCCGAACCGGCCGCGGACCACAGCTGGGCGATCATGCGCGACCTGGAACTGGCCGAGACGGAACTGCCGAACAGGGAGAAGGCGCTCGTCGGTCTGGGAGCGGCCGCGGCGATCGGCTGTCCCTACTGCATCCACTTCCACAAGGCCGAATCGCGCCTCGAGGGCGTCGAAGAGGAGGGCCTCGAAGAAGCCGTGAACGTCGCCGCCGGCGTCGGGTACTTCTCGACGGTCCTCCACGGCGCGGAGGTGGAGATGGACGACTTCGAGCGAGAGACGGCCGAGATCGTAGATCACATCGAGAACCAGCAGGCCGCGGCAGCGGGAGACGACTGATCGCCGCCCGCGGCCCGCACTTTTTCGAAACCCGGAAACTGGGCCTGCGACGTGGCGAAAAGCCAGCGTTCAAGTATGACCCGGTGTGACAACTGGGTAATGCAACGACGCGCGTTTCTCTCACAGGCTGGACTCGCTACGGCGGGGCTGGCGGCGACCGCGGGCTGTCTCGGGGACTCCTCGAATTCGGAATCGGGGACGGTCACCGTCGCGACCTACAGTTCCTTCACGGGCGAGGACACGGCGGGCAACTGGCTCAAGTCGGCGTTCGAGGATGAACACTCGGACGCGACCGTCGAGTTCCGGACGCCGGAGAACGGGATCAACCGGTTCGTCCAGCGCAAGTCCCAGGGTGCGCCGATCGACGCCGACCTGTTCGTCGGCCTGAACACGGGCGAACTCGTCCGGGCCGACGAGCAACTCGACGAGGAACTGTTCGCGACCGTCGAGGACGAAGTCGAGGGGGCCAACGTGGTCGACCCGTCGCTGTCGTTCGACCCCGAGGGCCGTGCGATCCCGTACGACACCGGGTTCATCAGCCTCGTCTACGACGAGAACGAGGTCGACGCGCCGGGGACCTTCGACGCGCTGCTGGAACCGGCCTACGAGGACGCACTCATCGTCCAGAACGCCCAGCAGTCCGACCCCGGCCGGGCGTTCCTGCTGTGGACGATCAAGGCGAAGGGACCGGACGGCTACCTCGACTACTGGCAGGGGCTGGTCGACAACGGCGTGCAGGTCCTCTCGGACTGGCAGCCGGCCTATCAGGCCTACGAGAACGAGGAAGCCCCGATGGTCGTCTCCTACTCCACGGATCAGGTGTACTACCACGGCGAGGGCGTCGACATGTCGCGCCACCAGGTCGGCTTCCTGAACGACCAGGGCTACGCCAACCCAGAGGGGATGGCGCAGTTCGCCGATTCGGACAATCCGGAACTGGCCCGGGAGTTCATGTCCTTCGTCCTCACCGAGGAGGCCCAGAAGGAGATCGCAGTGCGGAACGTCCAGTTCCCGGCGGTCGAGGGCGTCGAGCCCGGCGGTGACTTCGGCGAGTACGCGTTCAGGCCGCCGGAGGCAGTGACCTACAGCTACGACGAACTCGTGGGCAAGGTCGACGGCTGGATCGAGGACTGGGCGCGCCAGATCGCGAGCGCGTAGCGATGGCACGCCGGGACGGCTGGGCGCTCTGGGCCGGCGTCGCCGCGACGCTCGCGACGCTGGTCGTGGTCTTCTACTACCCCGTCGCCAGCGTCTTCGCCGAGGCGTTCAGCGCCGAGGGTCGCCTCTCGCTCGCCCCCGTGCTCTCGGTGCTGAGCGATCCGTTCTACGTCGACCTGTTCGCCTTCACCGCCTACCAGGCGCTGCTCTCGACGGTCGCCAGCGTCCTGATCGGGCTCCCGGGCGCGTACGTCCTCGCACGCTTCGAGTTCCCCGGCCGGCGGTTTCTGCGATCGGTGACGATCCTGCCGTTCGTCCTGCCGTCGATCCT
This Halorientalis sp. IM1011 DNA region includes the following protein-coding sequences:
- a CDS encoding carboxymuconolactone decarboxylase family protein, giving the protein MVSSEISGEIEEYLGQVPSFIEALSEPAADHSWAIMRDLELAETELPNREKALVGLGAAAAIGCPYCIHFHKAESRLEGVEEEGLEEAVNVAAGVGYFSTVLHGAEVEMDDFERETAEIVDHIENQQAAAAGDD
- a CDS encoding thiamine ABC transporter substrate binding subunit, with translation MQRRAFLSQAGLATAGLAATAGCLGDSSNSESGTVTVATYSSFTGEDTAGNWLKSAFEDEHSDATVEFRTPENGINRFVQRKSQGAPIDADLFVGLNTGELVRADEQLDEELFATVEDEVEGANVVDPSLSFDPEGRAIPYDTGFISLVYDENEVDAPGTFDALLEPAYEDALIVQNAQQSDPGRAFLLWTIKAKGPDGYLDYWQGLVDNGVQVLSDWQPAYQAYENEEAPMVVSYSTDQVYYHGEGVDMSRHQVGFLNDQGYANPEGMAQFADSDNPELAREFMSFVLTEEAQKEIAVRNVQFPAVEGVEPGGDFGEYAFRPPEAVTYSYDELVGKVDGWIEDWARQIASA